TCCCTGAAAAGacaagtttttttcctcatggttccctgctggctttttgtGGCCACACTGGCTCCTGTGGGTAAGTGACCTCAAGTCCCTCTGAGCACTGACATCCAttccactgctgctgttgtAGCTGCATACCCAGTTGCCGGTAGTGTTCCATTCCCCCAGGCTTCCTCTGCTGGGCAATGAATGAGGTGGGCAGGAATCCCTAAATCTCCTGCAATGATTGTCTAACccacttttcctcctccttctttatgctctttcttttcccttttagtGTTGGCCCTGGAACAGTCTGCAGACACAGTGCTACGACAAGGCCAGTCCCTCAATCTGGGCTGTTCCCAGATGAAAGCCTCCAGCTTAGCTTTGTACTGGTACAAGCTGCCTTTAGGGAAGGAGTCCAGGCTGATATCTGTGGCTTATGCATTTGAAGGCAGTAAAGCAAATGTTGAAGCGGATTTCCAACATGTCAGAAGCAGTGAAATTAAAGAAGGCAAGATGACCCTTTCGATAGAGCATGCTTTTCTCAATGACTCTGGAATCTATTACTGTGCTGAGAGTGAAGCACAGTGGCCAGGCTGCTGAGGCAGCTGAGCGCAAACCACCCCTTGCACAAAAGTGACCTGCTTTCCTCCTCGTCGGTGCTGCACAAGGCAGGATGATCCCTTTCTCTCATTACCTCCTCTGCTTCCTAGCCTTCCCATCCTCTTCTTCGCAGACCCTGtgagtttatttttcctgctttctctccttGCCACCCCACTCCTCCTTGCCTCCTTCTTCATTTAGCTCTCATTTACACTGTATTAACTTCCCTCAATCTTTCTTGCCCTCTCTGCCTCAATCTCTCCCTACCTCCTTCTTTCTGTCCTTGCTCAATCTGCACTCCTCAGACCTCCTTTCATTTAACGCCAGCCAAATCTTCTTATCATCCTCACCCATGAACAGAAAGGCTGTTTGCGTGAGAAGTTCTTGGTGCACCTTTAAATAGATGCAAGGCCAGGCAGGTGGCGTAATGCCCAATACCAGCTGGGAAGTGCCCGCGTTCTCTTCTGTTACAACAACGTGTCTGAGGTTATCCTGTGGCCAAGGGACACgtgcagcacagcacaggccTGAAAGCTGCATTGTACACGCAGCACAGTACAGGCCAGCACCTACACAGGTTAACTATTTTATACATGACCTGGAGCACGGCGAGGacctggagcacggcgaagaggagcttggcaaagaggtgcggggcagtttgagcagcAGTTCGAgtgggcagggcgagaaggcagggtgcagagaggacctagagactagagagaagacaccgaagaccatggtggccacccggcagaaggttaaagctgctccatgtgctgcagcaggcaggatggatgctgccacccagacagagccacagtgggtgcatgcagctacccagaccctgggctgcaggcagcgcccccctcccacaccggctcgtgcctctgttactggctccacttgtgaaagctgcactcgagtgggggaactccttcatatggtgaaggagctaagagaggaggtgaagaggctgaggaccatcagggcgtgtgagagggagatagaccagtggagtagtgccctctcactaactcagcagcctgctggagctggtgtgttcAAACACcgtccacctgcaaactgcatggttgggggaacaagagatggggaatggcagcaagttcctgccagaggaaggaaacctgctcccctcaccgagacagcaaaaccccagatccccctggtgaacaagtaccaggtgctccaggtggaatctaaccctgaggatgaggatgatggttcccacagcctagaatccttccctaggctgcaccatcctcaaaaaaagataaaaacatcctccatgaagaagaagaggagggtgattgttgtaggggactccctcctaaaaggaatggagggacccatttgcagaccagacccgctccacagagaggtctgctgcttaccgggggcatcagtgaaggaggtagctagaaaacttccttccctggtccatgagacagactactatcctctgatagtagtccaaactggtaacgatggtctagtatacaaaaaggccaaaaccatcaagaatgacttcagggccattgggaaaatgatggagggctctggggcacaaatagtgttctgctccatcccatggctaaatagagaggagcgggaagccaggaagaagaattcgattaatgcctggctccgagcctgctgtgaggagaggggctttggtttctttgatcatgggatggctcacgcacccccaggctttcttgctaaggacggtacacatgggtctcctagggggactaaagcccttgctagaaacttagctaagctcataaatcgagctttaaactagatgtaaagggggagggggttgagcccaggctagacaggaacgagcctggacgtggggcaatggtgattgggagagggtgtgctggtgaggaccaccagtacctcaccacacagaaagtgggggagaacacacctcggggtgctaagggagatacgggcgcACTggcgctagctactccagttaccaggcaattgggaacgaactctgttccctctaagagggctgaaggctcggcagctcaactgaagtgcatttacaccaatgcacgcagcatggggaataagaaggaagagctggaagctgtcgtagggcaaggagcctatgatgttgttgccatcatggaaacgtggtgggacgactggAGTCGTCCagatataactggagtacagctatggtggggtacaaactcttcagacgggataggaagggtaggagaggaggcagggtagccctctttgtaagggaggacttggactccattgagatggattgtggtgatgaggagattgacttcctgtgggttaaaatcagaggagcccaccagaaggtagattttgtgatgggagtctgttacagaccacccagccaaggagaagcagctgacgagctcttctataaacagctggggttaatctctagatcagtgcccctcattcttgtgggagacttcaatcttcctgatatctgctggaagtacaatacagcagaaaggaagcagtctaggaggttcctggagtgtgtggaagacaacttccttgcagagctggtgaatgaaccaacaagggaaggtgccctcctggacctgctgtttgcaaacagagaaggccttgtgggggatgtggcagtaggtggacgcctaggactaagcgatcatgagatgatagggttttctgttctaggtgaagtgaagagggttgttagtaggacggtagcattaaatttccagagggcagactttgaactcttcagaaggctggttggcaaagtctcatgggagacagtacttaagggcaagggagcccatgagggctgggagctcttcaaaaaggaaatcctagcagctcaggagaaagccatccccatgttccggaaaaaaagccggcaggggagaaagccagcttggttgaacagagagatcttgagtgatatcaagaagagaaatgtttatgggctctggaagaggggacaggcctcttgggtggactacaggagggaagtgagactgtgtagagaaaaaatcagaaatcagattggccaagtctgtgaaagataacaaaaaatccttctataaatatataaataataaaaggaggactaggtaGACCATACAGtgcctattggatgcagaaggaataacagtgacaggggatgaggaaaaggctgaggtacttaatgccttctttgcctcagtctttaattgtaaagaaagtcgttccatctgtgtacaaacccaggagctagaggagcaaaatgaggttcccgtgatccaagaggaggtggtcagagccttgctagcccaactagacacccacaagtctatggggccgaatgggattcatccaagggtattgtaggagctggcggatgtgctggccaaacccctttccatcatcttccaacagtcctggaagactggggaagtcccactggactggaggctggctgatgttgtgcccatctacaagaagggtcgcagggaggacccagggaactacaggcctgtcagtctgacctcagtgccagggaaagtcacggagcaggtgatcttgagtgctatcatgaagcacatgcaagagaaccaggtgatcagacccagtcaacacgggtttacgaaaggcaggtcttgccaaactaacctgattgccttctatgaccaagtgaatagactcttggatgagggaaaggctgtggatggggtCTTCCTGGATGGTAGATACCATTTTGAACTGGCCAGAGGCTTTCTCTGCTCGAACCAATAGGGCAAGACAAAGAgtaaaaattttacttaaaaaaattattccaaggCTTAGGGTGCCTTTAGGAATGTTTTCGGACAGAGGTCCTCATTTTGTGGCAGAAGTTACCAAATAACTAATTGGTGTTCTGGGAATATCTTGGGATTTGTGTATGCCTGATAGTCCTCGGTCTAGTGGGCAATTGGAGAGAGGGAATCATACTTTGAAGTTGAAGTTGAGTAAAGTAAGCCAGGAAACCTCTGTTACCCGAGTAAAAGCACTTCTTTTAGCATTATTAAGGATTCAAATTCAGCCTCCACTAGGAGGCCTTAGTCTTACCCTAAGATATTATATAGATTGCAGGTTACGTTACTAAGCTCTGCAGCTAACAGAAAGTTTCCTGACAGGTTGGAGTGTTCTCTTTGTCTTAACATACACAACTGCATGGCACAGACTGGCATGGGGCATCAGCTGGTTCCCACTCTGCAGCTTCTCTTGCTAACATAGAGGCTTCTGAAGCCCTAAGCACAAGGCCCAACAAAGCAAATGTGGTCCTCGAGATCACTAACTCTTCACACACACTGCCTTCTGCAAAGCTCCTGATGCACCCTGCCGCCTGCACAACCCAGGGAACGCCACGGGAAATGGAGACCCTTCCCACAGTCACATCAAGCACAGCCTTCTCTCAGCTAGAGCATTGGGGGCGTTGCAGGGGTGTGGGGTTTCTTCCTGTTGCCTGCAAAATGTAGCCCAccctctttattcttttctcctttttcttctgaggaACCTGGGGTCATTCCTGAATCTCTTGAAGGCAGTTTGTGGAAAGTAGTGCAATGAGACACACTTTGACCTACAACAGAGTGTCTAGGAGCTGGAGGCGTTGCTGCATCCTTCTGATGAAAGGACACAGGGGAACATCTTCACTGCAAAGTCCATGACAGCCTTGAACAGCAGGATCACTTTCTCTCTTCTATGGGCTGGGCTTCCACTGCCATGCATTGCTGGGCCCACAGAACATGATACACGTGCAGAGGCTCTGTTGGGTCTCTGACACACACACCACGTGTCCGTGTGCACAAACTGTAACCCTCACTTCCTGCCCACAGTGATTTCCCACACCCTTGGACCGGTGAAAAAGCCAATGCTCTGTGGAGAGAAGACGAAAGGATTTTCTCCAGCTCCGTCCATCCTCATcttgctgctcctctgcagaaTGCTACAGAGGAGAGTAGGAGAGTTGACCGACACCAGGACGACAGGTCGGCAGCCTTTCCCATGACTGGGCAATGTGATGAGCAGCACTGGGCTAAGGAGATTCCACGCTGCAGCTTGCTGGGCTGGGAGTCGGAGTGTGAGAGTGCGTGGAGGAGACTCAGCTGAGGGGCAACTGGCACGAACTTACCTTCCTGagctctctttctcttcccttcattTTGTGCCACTTTGTGTATCTGCGCACTATGCACACACTCAGGCTGCCACACAGCCCCATCACGCTTCTGTGATAACACTTATCTCCCACCTATGCATAGACACACAAAGCACGAAGTCAGTGGAACAGGGTCCACGCACCTTGTGCCTCCATGCAGGCAACATTCACCACTGTGCCCAGCCAGCTAACTAGCTTTGCACATTTCAGGCTGTCTCTCAGTGCCCTGCCCACCAGCAGAGTCATGTATTTTCCTCCTTCAACTGTTCCTCTTCACACATCTCTGTGCCTGTACTGCCACCACAGGCAGGTTGCTGGAAGGAGTTGGCCTTTCTTCATGCTTCTCCACTGGTTCCTAGTGGTCATAATGACCCCTGTGGGTAAGTGAAAAGCCCCTCCATTGTGCTTGAAGATCTGCATGGGGTCTACTGCTGCTTCAGCTGTGTGCCCAGTTGCTGGTAGTGCTCCATTCTCCAAGGCTTCCCAAGGGAGGGTGGGCCAGGAACTGGGTGAGATTTTCTTTAACTGCTGTTAAATCCTGTGCATTTTTAATACTTCAGTTTGAGACTATTAGAGTCATTATTTTCCTAACAAACTTGTTATTGTATTTGAAGCTGAGTTTTTCCTCCTATGTGTCTCACTCAGAGAAATGGGAGCCTGTCCCAAACTCTGCAGCATTCGTGGCAACGTATATATACCCTCCTATCTTTGGAGGAACTCAGGCTACTGCCCCTCAACAAGGAAGATGGAAGGAGATGCCACCCCAGTCCCAGTCCTCATCACCTCTTCTCCCTTATGCCTCCCGCTTTGGACCATTCTcagttctttcttccttcctatgTCAGTGTGTTGGCTCTCCTGGTCGGTGCATTGACTGGGGCCTTCACAGATATTTACGTTCCTCTCCTACCCTCCCACCAGCACcggggctccccagggaagagaAGGTCCAGAATGAGGTGAACATTTCTTCAACTGCTTAAGCCAGAAAACTCTAcagatataattttattttcctctaccATTTTAATACTTCAGTTGAGAGTACTAAAGTCATTATTTTCCTAACAAATTTGTTATTGTATTTGAAGCTGGGTTTTTCCTCCTACGTGTCTCTCTCAGAGAAATGGGACACTGTCCCAAACACGCTGACATCCCTATGCCACCTCATGCCATGTCATGCTTCAAGGACATGGGTTTGTGTCCTCTTTAATGCGTTTCACTCCTCacatctcttcccttctctttccaggCCTGGCCCTTCAGCAGTCACCAGATACAGTTGTCCGAGTGGGAGACTCTGTGACCCTGGACTGTTCCCACAAGCAGAGTTTATTCTCAGCTATGTACTGGTACAAGTTGCCCATTGGGAAGAAGGCCACTCTGCAGCTGGTTGTGTACTCGGTGGAAGGTGGTGCGGCAGAGATTGAGAAGGAATTCAGCAACCGCTTCCAGAGTAATGGGACTAAGAGCAGCCACTTATCTGTGAAGATAGATCATGTCCTCCTCAGTGACTCAGGAACATATTTCTGTGCTGAGCAAGAAACACAGTGCCTCAAAAGCTGGAGaagcacagcagaaatgcaAGCAGGGATCTTCCCCCAGCGCACACACAATCCTGTATTTGACAGTACATCATTTTCTCCTCTTGCCCTCTAGCTTTGCCTCAATAAGGAAAGTGCTATTATCATCTGCCTTTTCCTGGCCTGTTCTCCAATTTCTGCCCTATGCTTTCCCATATCTGAATTGCCTTTTGATCACCCTTTCTTCTTGCACTCACTGCCTTGCCTCTCTTCTCAGACATCCAAAGACCACTTCTCACTTTCCCCCTCtgccctctttctctctgtccccTCTGTTGTTCTTCTCAGCCCTCTCTCACACCcaccttctgtttctgtttcctaaatcttctctctaaatttcttctctctttcagccTAACTCACGAGTAAGCAGGATGTGGTATAGTTCATGCAGCCTTTCTCCACCAGCTAGAAAGCCAAGGCCACCCTGGAGTTCAGTCTGACAAAGGATCCCAGAACTGAGCGCTCTGTGTGCACCAATGTGTCTCTGAGATTCCAGGGTCTCCTGGGATTGCTCACACTGCAGTTTCCAAGAGTACGGTGCCTCGCCACAAATCCAGAGCTCATCCAGTTGCCATGTGGGAAGGCCTCGGAGTTCCAGAATGCTGTCAGGACCGTGCCACCGAGCACTTCTAGGTGTGTGCTGGTCCCTTGGCCCCACCAGTCTCCAGGGAGTGGGCACACTGCAGTACGCCAGGGTCCCTGAGTCGTGCCACTAACCTGTGACCTGAAAACTCTGATAATATTCAATGTAGCCCAAGGCGCGAGGGTATGTGGGGACAGAGCATGATCTTGTAGGTGAGGATCTGCAAGGTGCACTGTGGCAATAACCCACCATACTTTTGGCTCAGCTAGAAAGGATAGAGGTGTCAGGGCCAGAAACGGGATCATTCCCATACTATACTCCACAGTGGGCAGACCACAGTTGTGGAAGGAAACCACCTTGTGTTCCCAGGAAAAGGGAGATATCTATCAGGGTCTCGAAAATGGTGAGGATTGGAACACAGGGCAGGTGGGGAAAGGTTGAAGGTTCTGGGTTTGTCTGTccagaaacagagaacacaggagaGCAATAGTGtcatcttctccttccccagagGGAGCTGAGGACGGCTTAGAGACAGACTCTTCTTGGAGCTGGCCAGGAAAGGACCCAAAGGTGATGGGCAAAAGCTGGGACAGGGAAATTCTGCTGATGCAGGGAGGCAAACTCATGGCCAGAGGTGTGAGGTAGTCCTGGGGCTGGGCCCGGTACTCAAAGAAACTTTCCAAACTGTTCTGGTCCAGGCCTTGAGAGACCTGCACCAATTCTAGAGCCAGCCCTTACCCTACTGCAAGGCAGATTGGAAACCATTGGGTACCATCCTGCTAAGTACCTTTGTGAGCTTTTgatgtatttaaaaagcagtatcGCTGTCAAGAAGGATGGGGGGATGTCTGCATGAGAAAGTCTTTGTGCTACTTGCATAGAATGCTGATTCTCCATTAAAGTCTCTCCAAGGATTTCAGAAGATCTTGTTACTTTTCTCACAGCACCTTGTTCATATGCATTATATCCATAAACAGCAGTGTGGTACTGAAAGTCTTCTGTGGCAAAGATGAGTATCTATAGAACATTCCAaagctaaacagaaaaatgtggtttGGTACTTTGGCTGATATTACTATCATTTGGATTGggtgggaaaaatgttttgacagAAATACATGACTCACTCTCATATTCGAACAAATTCACCTGGGAGGTGGTAAGGaacacagaatagtttgggggtGGGGGTATTTTGTTTCCAGAGGAAATGCATATTATCTTACTGTCCATTACCAACAACACTCATCTTCGggaaaaaatatgccttttttagaacGACCCCATCAGTGTAGAGTTATCTCAAAGAGGCTTGAGGGTTGCTCTCAACAGCTGCTACATATAAGAACAACACGGGCAAACACCTACACATCTTCCAAGGCTCAAATATATCTTTAAATTGAAGGCTGCCTtctgaaataattcaaaatatctCTCtatttcaggaaatatttctggttAGCTGATACGTTATTTGTTGTTTCTACCAGTGCCCATTAATGCTCACATTTGGATCTTCAAATTTTCCATTGTGTACTTTTTGACTGGAGAAAACCTTGGGCAAGAGATAAGGCCATTTCCAAAAACGTATTTCTAGCAGCTCCACTCTTCCAGTCCACCAGTCTGGGCTTGAGGCTGAGTCAAAATCATGAAGTTCTTCCTGTTTGTCACCTTTGTTGGCGTGGCTGGTGAGTATGTGTTTTACTTCTATTTCTGTAATTTATAAGGAAGCCCATCTTCTGAGCAAATTTCCAAGGCAGTCCATTGTGGGAAAGTGAAGTCCAGTTTTGACTTGCAAAAGTTTCAAGTTGGAGCCCTGTATGTTCTTTTCACTGCTGTCTGTTCATAGTTGCTTGTGCCACAAAATggggaaagaatttcttcacagggGTCCTTGATCCAGGAATACTGAAATGTGTCCATAGCTCCAGAGACAGTCTATCTTCCTTGAGGACTAGGTAGTATAAAGGCAATGCCTCTGGCCCAGGAAGACTTAAAGCTGCTGTAAATTTCTGGACTAGGGGAGGGTGCTTGCCCACCACCGCTACTGTGAGTTCTTATGGAAAGTTCTTATGGAGACCACCAGTGAGATGCTTCAGTCAGTCCCAGGGCCACAAGATTCCTCATGGCAGATGTTGACTTACACCACTTCTTATCTCCCAGTTGCCTTCCCCACCAACGATGACGATGACAAGATCGTGGGAGGCTACACCTGTGCAGAAAACTCCGTCCCTTACCAGGTGTCCCTGAATTTTGGGTTTCACTTCTGTGGAGGTTCCCTCATCAACAGCCAGTGGGTCCTGTCAGCTGCTCACTGCTACAAGCCGTGAGTAGAAAATACTATACTCACCCTTGACCTACTTCTTTCTTCCAGCATGCTCCTAGCAGGAATTCTGAGCTGTGAGATCCAAATATATGCAGTAAGGGACCGCATTCTGACAGGAGACAACCAAGGAATGGGTGGCTCATTCAGGAAGCTAGGCTGAGGCATCATGATGGGTTTTCCACTCCTGCAAAACTTTCTGTGAATGCAGAGCACTTTCTGAAATGACAAAGTGTTCATCTAGCAATGAGTTAAGAGCTGCAGTTCCCACAAGTGCAATCAATCATGCTCAAACTTGGTCGCTGGAGAACAGCAAGAGGAATAGAGGTCAGGGTGATAGCAGtttgtccttttccaggaaGTTTGTATAAAGTGCTGTTATATATTTATCTTCTCCATCGCAACAAAATAAACCTGCAGAAACTCACCACCTGTATTGGAAGCTGGTAGGATCTCACAGGGTGGATCCCCAGGACTTATTGCAGGACAAGAAAGATAACCTGCATGAAAGCAGCTGCTATGATGGCGATATTGAAGAGAGTGCATGTAATGATGGGGACGTTCCTCATAACTTGACAGGAGCAGTAAAGTGGATGccattccttctcttttctagccGCATGCAAGTGCAGCTGGGGAAACACAACCTGGCACTTACGGAATCCACGCAGCAGCTTATCAGTTCAGCTAAAATCATCCGCTACCCTGGCTTCAACGCTAAGACAGCGGACAATGACATTATGCTCATCAAGCTTGCCCAACCAGCCCAGCTCACCCGAGCCATCCAAACAGTTTCTCTGCCTACCAGCTGTGTGGCCGCAGGCACCACTTGCCTAATCTCTGGCTGGGGCAACACACTCAGCGATGGCGGTGAGTACTCTGTGGGGACATACAGTATGATGAGGGCCCAGGGGACACTCTAAGACCTCACAATTAGCTGCAAACGGTACAAGGTAAAGTACAGAGAAGTGCTGTGGG
This genomic window from Phaenicophaeus curvirostris isolate KB17595 chromosome 1, BPBGC_Pcur_1.0, whole genome shotgun sequence contains:
- the LOC138723931 gene encoding trypsin I-P1-like, giving the protein MKFFLFVTFVGVAVAFPTNDDDDKIVGGYTCAENSVPYQVSLNFGFHFCGGSLINSQWVLSAAHCYKPRMQVQLGKHNLALTESTQQLISSAKIIRYPGFNAKTADNDIMLIKLAQPAQLTRAIQTVSLPTSCVAAGTTCLISGWGNTLSDGVQYPDTLQCLEAPVLSSSECSSSYPGKITDNMFCAGFLEGGKDSCQEDSGGPVVCNGQLQGIVSWGIGCAKKGYPGVYTKVCNYVSWIKETISSN